From the genome of candidate division KSB1 bacterium, one region includes:
- a CDS encoding Ig-like domain-containing protein, which yields MRFFIKAVLVILFLSGPCFSQVTGLAGWNIFLDPGHSQKENMGIYNYSEAEKNLGVGLALREMLLETTDIDTVYISRTNDQQIVSLSQRTDYANSVGAAWFHSIHSDAGSPEYNSTLLLWGQYYNKAEKVPNGGKAMADIMVVLLTQGMRTNTRGSIGDCTFYAYTGACSPSWPGPYLHVNRMSNMPSELSEAGFHTNPRQNQLNMNAEWKKLEAKTFYWSILKFHDIPRPAERIVTGIITDNETGVPINGARVTIDGKTYVTDSYQSLFYKYSNDPDQLHNGFYYLEDLSAGALEMIIEAEGYYSDTLTVTPVDTFFTFKDVKLISKKPPYLVSTTPANGAINVPAWNDIIFNFSRKMNRAKVEASFLIDPPATGKFIWQNDDRKLIFRPDSLRFLFDYSITISGNATDFYGHLFDGNKDGIGGDDFVLQFRTGPPDMSPPKIVSIYPPSSSNNVERWPIVNITYDEVIDSSSISSDKIRLERFQDHTYVSGQLQHYVINNQSVFCFFPAQKLFPNEVYVTRIAPGFSDAWGNTVTSAKSYSFRTIDADFSVTSIDNFESNLMVNWWAPQQSGSTAGILTEKTSRGENKVIVNLLTQSTTSLQVNYGWDVNVSSWLIRLYIADSAPAKTVLFNSDYILQAYVFGDGSGNQFRFCVDDKYPNLAAANHEVSPWITIDWLGWKLVSWDMSKDGTGTWLGDGNLDGTLRLESLQFTYNPGSPTVGTLYFDDLRIVKKVAVSVDEPYIQLPRQFTLLQNYPNPFNSETTIEYQISGEAQPVRLEIFDLLGQRVRLLVDSKQLVGSYRVIWDGKDDRGKDVASGIYLYKIIAGSFNETKRMLLLR from the coding sequence ATGAGATTTTTTATAAAAGCTGTATTAGTCATTTTGTTTTTGAGTGGTCCATGCTTTAGCCAGGTAACTGGTTTGGCGGGCTGGAATATTTTTCTCGATCCTGGTCATAGCCAGAAAGAGAACATGGGAATTTATAATTATTCTGAGGCGGAAAAGAACTTGGGGGTTGGGCTGGCATTGCGCGAGATGCTACTGGAGACCACTGATATCGATACTGTTTATATTTCTCGTACAAATGATCAGCAGATTGTGTCGTTAAGCCAGCGAACCGATTATGCCAACAGCGTGGGTGCAGCTTGGTTTCATTCCATCCACAGCGATGCAGGTAGCCCAGAGTACAACAGCACCTTGCTATTGTGGGGCCAATATTACAACAAAGCCGAGAAAGTCCCGAATGGCGGCAAGGCCATGGCTGATATTATGGTGGTTCTCTTAACCCAAGGCATGCGCACCAATACCCGCGGTTCAATAGGAGATTGTACCTTTTATGCTTATACTGGCGCTTGCTCTCCGAGTTGGCCTGGACCCTATTTGCATGTGAATCGCATGAGCAATATGCCCTCTGAGTTGAGCGAAGCTGGTTTTCATACCAATCCGCGGCAGAATCAGTTGAATATGAATGCCGAATGGAAAAAGCTCGAAGCGAAAACTTTCTATTGGTCGATCCTCAAATTTCATGACATCCCTAGGCCAGCGGAGCGGATTGTCACAGGTATCATAACGGACAATGAAACTGGCGTCCCAATCAACGGCGCTCGGGTTACAATTGATGGAAAAACGTATGTGACCGATTCATACCAATCGCTTTTTTACAAATATAGCAATGATCCGGATCAGCTTCATAATGGATTTTATTATTTGGAGGATTTATCTGCTGGTGCATTGGAGATGATCATCGAGGCGGAGGGCTATTACAGCGATACGCTGACCGTGACGCCTGTCGACACGTTTTTCACATTCAAGGATGTGAAATTGATTTCCAAAAAGCCGCCTTACCTGGTCTCGACCACACCGGCTAATGGCGCGATCAATGTCCCAGCTTGGAACGACATCATTTTCAATTTCAGTCGCAAGATGAATCGCGCTAAGGTGGAAGCAAGCTTCTTGATCGACCCTCCAGCCACTGGAAAATTCATTTGGCAAAATGACGATCGAAAGCTGATCTTTCGACCAGATAGCCTTCGATTTCTTTTCGATTACTCAATCACCATCTCTGGGAATGCGACGGATTTTTATGGTCATTTATTTGATGGCAATAAAGATGGCATTGGCGGAGATGATTTTGTGTTGCAATTTCGAACCGGCCCTCCAGATATGTCGCCGCCTAAGATCGTTTCAATTTATCCTCCTTCGAGCTCAAATAACGTGGAGCGCTGGCCGATTGTCAATATCACCTATGATGAAGTGATCGATTCGTCCTCGATTTCTTCCGATAAGATTCGGCTGGAGCGCTTTCAGGACCATACGTACGTGTCTGGCCAGCTTCAGCATTATGTGATCAATAATCAAAGTGTGTTCTGCTTTTTCCCAGCGCAAAAGTTATTTCCTAACGAAGTGTATGTTACTCGGATTGCTCCTGGTTTCTCTGACGCCTGGGGAAATACAGTTACCTCGGCTAAATCCTATAGCTTCAGGACAATCGATGCCGATTTTAGCGTCACGTCTATCGATAATTTTGAGTCGAACCTGATGGTGAATTGGTGGGCTCCGCAGCAGAGTGGAAGTACTGCTGGCATTTTAACGGAAAAGACCAGTCGCGGAGAGAATAAGGTCATTGTCAATCTATTAACCCAGAGCACCACTTCGCTGCAAGTTAACTATGGCTGGGATGTGAATGTCAGCTCGTGGCTCATTCGACTTTATATTGCCGATAGCGCTCCAGCTAAAACCGTGTTGTTCAATAGCGACTATATTTTGCAAGCTTATGTGTTTGGTGATGGCAGTGGCAATCAATTCCGATTCTGCGTGGATGATAAATATCCCAATCTGGCAGCGGCCAATCACGAAGTGAGTCCGTGGATCACCATAGACTGGCTTGGCTGGAAGTTGGTCTCCTGGGATATGAGCAAGGACGGCACAGGAACATGGCTGGGAGATGGCAATCTGGATGGAACGTTGCGATTGGAAAGCCTTCAATTCACTTATAATCCCGGCAGTCCAACTGTTGGCACGCTCTATTTTGATGATTTGAGAATCGTGAAAAAAGTCGCGGTTTCAGTTGACGAACCATACATCCAATTGCCGCGACAATTTACCCTGTTGCAGAATTACCCCAATCCCTTCAATTCGGAAACGACCATCGAATATCAAATTTCAGGAGAAGCCCAACCAGTGCGGCTTGAGATTTTTGATCTACTCGGCCAGCGCGTTCGGTTGCTCGTTGATTCAAAACAGTTAGTCGGATCCTATCGGGTTATTTGGGATGGTAAGGACGATCGAGGCAAAGATGTAGCCAGCGGAATTTATCTCTATAAAATTATCGCTGGATCTTTTAATGAAACGAAGCGAATGCTACTGTTGCGCTGA
- a CDS encoding T9SS type A sorting domain-containing protein: MKKIVIPFVFFGLAVLLLLSELCWAAGKVYLVLGSDTAIWDGMSVSNYHCTYSLDLYTNPARNAYQVMDPSFRARMVDSDGKPLKMTWWMMAGNIFRYATNRNVPIPNIMTMYLMQKYHGHAVHQLGDELSLHYHTFGWTDYNNDGIWYWNQTRTFVECKDDFDCTLCQLLLEEKVFPVSFRSGWHFMDNDWQNYLDQLLPYSMHNDYPVHGVDVTEPLDNNYDWSQAPAEWIPFHPSPENYQRPGSCRGWNVRSAHLSTTRSRGYLHEIFKQAHAGIDQVACIWGHLPETDFLTNIQKIDSVAHHLAGIYPDVKFYYCTAIEAMQRWLKTADQEAPKLTIEERPLGNDVAFVITTDEPIFQQQPFVAAKDIYERYFIMPCQRIGQNQWQTIEPVAKNLLAKVGVAVCDTVGNQSMKFIQYLPDDIFVDNRDRGFVMASGNWGPSSNCAWGSDAQIVTVTANDTVRVQWIPDIPQSGFYNIFVQVPKIENPANRLIYRIYANDQPVDTILFNQPLTYMDWVYVATAYLEEGVHNYLELVAVGSQQPGKVVAADVAKFSALVRERDLAVDQNFINLGALSQDVPFNWNLKITNRGYQSLTILDCISKHHFVTTSATFPVEVARMSSVSLPLRFYSRNTGKVIDTLVIHSDDPHQPFLSVVVTAKVESFFIVVDNDDSSSYREFGKWATSVAQAYGPSSRYAWLNQTPLAWASFQTQVSRSGYYDIFEIVPTTVNASNHAAYVLRIQNVIVDSIIINQNQGSGSWVLLGRYHLPANYKIEVRVIDTGKNTNPNAVLRADAIKFSLATPTSSISDGGFQKPNSFCLEQNYPNPFNANTTIRYAIPKETKVQLRILNVLGQEIAKLVDESLPPGIYSVNWDANNLASGIYLYQLSTGEFSSVKKLMVVK; the protein is encoded by the coding sequence ATGAAAAAAATCGTTATTCCATTCGTTTTTTTTGGCTTGGCTGTGTTATTGTTGCTCTCTGAACTTTGTTGGGCTGCTGGCAAAGTCTATCTCGTCCTTGGCTCCGATACTGCCATCTGGGACGGGATGAGCGTCTCGAACTATCATTGCACTTATAGCCTCGACCTGTATACCAATCCAGCGCGAAATGCCTATCAGGTGATGGATCCATCCTTCCGGGCGCGCATGGTCGATTCTGATGGCAAGCCGCTCAAAATGACCTGGTGGATGATGGCCGGCAATATTTTTCGATATGCTACCAATCGCAATGTCCCAATCCCTAATATCATGACCATGTATCTGATGCAAAAGTATCATGGCCATGCCGTGCACCAGCTCGGGGACGAGCTGTCACTGCACTATCATACCTTTGGTTGGACCGATTACAATAACGATGGCATCTGGTACTGGAACCAGACGCGGACGTTTGTCGAATGCAAAGATGATTTTGATTGTACCCTTTGCCAGTTGCTGCTGGAAGAAAAGGTGTTCCCGGTCTCCTTCCGGAGTGGCTGGCATTTTATGGATAACGATTGGCAGAATTATCTCGATCAGTTGCTGCCATACAGTATGCACAATGATTATCCCGTGCATGGCGTCGATGTCACTGAGCCGCTGGATAATAATTACGATTGGTCCCAGGCGCCAGCGGAGTGGATCCCGTTTCATCCGTCTCCTGAAAACTATCAGCGACCGGGAAGCTGTCGCGGCTGGAATGTTCGTTCAGCGCATTTGAGCACTACGCGCTCTCGGGGATATCTGCATGAGATTTTCAAACAGGCCCATGCGGGTATCGATCAAGTAGCTTGTATCTGGGGCCATCTGCCAGAGACCGATTTCCTGACCAATATCCAAAAGATCGATAGCGTCGCTCACCATTTGGCCGGCATTTATCCTGATGTCAAATTTTATTATTGCACAGCCATCGAAGCGATGCAGCGTTGGCTGAAGACCGCTGATCAGGAAGCCCCAAAGCTAACAATTGAGGAACGACCGCTTGGGAACGATGTTGCGTTCGTTATTACCACTGATGAACCGATTTTTCAGCAGCAGCCGTTTGTCGCTGCCAAGGATATTTATGAACGCTATTTCATCATGCCTTGCCAGAGGATTGGGCAGAATCAGTGGCAGACCATCGAGCCAGTAGCGAAGAATCTGCTGGCCAAAGTGGGCGTGGCAGTGTGCGATACGGTTGGAAACCAGTCGATGAAATTTATCCAATATTTGCCCGATGATATTTTTGTGGACAATCGGGATCGCGGCTTTGTGATGGCATCTGGCAATTGGGGCCCGTCATCGAATTGCGCGTGGGGTTCGGATGCGCAAATTGTCACGGTGACAGCAAATGACACGGTTCGCGTCCAATGGATTCCCGATATCCCTCAATCTGGCTTCTATAACATTTTCGTTCAGGTTCCCAAAATTGAAAATCCCGCCAATCGTCTGATATATCGAATCTACGCCAATGATCAACCAGTCGATACTATTTTGTTCAATCAGCCGCTGACCTATATGGACTGGGTTTATGTGGCTACAGCTTATCTTGAGGAGGGTGTACATAATTATCTGGAGTTGGTGGCAGTTGGCAGCCAACAGCCGGGCAAAGTCGTGGCCGCCGATGTGGCGAAATTTTCAGCCCTGGTTCGGGAACGGGACCTGGCAGTTGATCAAAATTTTATCAATTTGGGAGCTTTGAGCCAAGATGTCCCATTCAACTGGAATCTAAAGATCACCAATCGTGGCTATCAAAGTTTGACCATTTTAGATTGTATTTCGAAACATCACTTCGTGACAACAAGCGCAACATTTCCTGTTGAAGTGGCTAGGATGAGTTCTGTCTCTCTGCCGTTGCGATTTTATTCAAGAAATACTGGCAAAGTGATCGATACGCTGGTCATTCATAGTGATGATCCGCATCAACCCTTTTTGTCTGTAGTGGTGACGGCCAAAGTAGAATCCTTTTTTATAGTCGTTGATAATGATGACTCGTCGAGTTATCGTGAATTTGGCAAATGGGCTACCAGTGTGGCTCAAGCGTATGGACCGTCGAGTCGCTATGCCTGGCTCAATCAGACTCCGCTCGCCTGGGCGTCGTTTCAAACTCAGGTGAGCAGGTCAGGCTATTATGATATTTTTGAGATTGTCCCGACCACGGTCAACGCGTCCAATCATGCAGCTTATGTGTTGAGAATCCAGAATGTGATTGTCGATTCCATCATCATTAACCAGAACCAGGGCAGCGGATCTTGGGTGCTATTAGGGAGATATCATCTTCCTGCAAATTATAAAATCGAAGTCAGGGTGATAGACACTGGGAAAAATACCAATCCTAATGCGGTGCTGCGTGCAGATGCGATCAAGTTTTCATTGGCGACTCCAACTTCCTCTATTTCAGATGGTGGATTTCAAAAGCCAAACTCGTTTTGTTTGGAGCAAAATTATCCCAATCCGTTCAATGCCAATACTACGATCCGTTATGCCATACCAAAGGAGACAAAAGTGCAATTGCGGATTTTGAATGTATTGGGCCAAGAGATCGCTAAACTGGTAGATGAAAGCCTTCCGCCTGGAATCTATTCCGTAAACTGGGATGCGAATAATCTGGCATCGGGGATTTATCTTTATCAATTGAGCACCGGGGAATTTTCCTCGGTGAAAAAATTGATGGTCGTCAAATAG
- a CDS encoding T9SS type A sorting domain-containing protein, translating into MKKVFYTVVALLMVSSLALAQWEYVGDFATIAQPHGIVKTGDGKIWVGSYAYTDTIFKPDGTPIRIKPIWVYNQDGSVYAKVRFLKHATGQIDTLYNGCRGDALDNEGNIFHSAYDEMWRINYQTLDPATFSAEVTGKVKPKPAASLTEGAADENGYVYLAHVASGNPAYIFDKDLQLYSFVADTNLGLQRSVLVSKDGKDVYFGKIYSGRNGVVHWHSDDGPDGTYAPVDTFGTTPDKVMWGQCLDWDPWGMMWVGTYWDVGANDFTGWYALDPKKGWAIVDSIGKSKGKFDANVPADGGTFYSPRGVIFWEEGGVWYALTNDFDGGLVKKWKNANPYTGVIRVENGEVVRNYSLLQNYPNPFNPTTTIPFTLAKRGFVELKIYDINGREVKTLVSQNMEEGRYDIPFDATGLPTGTYFYRLKVDGQLMTKSMTLVK; encoded by the coding sequence ATGAAAAAAGTTTTCTACACAGTTGTAGCGCTATTAATGGTCTCAAGCTTAGCGCTGGCGCAATGGGAATACGTTGGCGATTTTGCAACAATCGCACAACCTCATGGGATTGTAAAAACAGGCGATGGCAAGATTTGGGTTGGATCATATGCTTATACCGATACCATTTTTAAACCAGATGGTACTCCTATACGAATTAAACCGATTTGGGTTTATAATCAAGATGGCTCTGTGTATGCCAAAGTTCGCTTTTTAAAGCATGCCACTGGGCAGATTGATACGTTGTATAATGGCTGTCGAGGGGATGCGCTTGACAATGAGGGCAATATATTTCATTCGGCCTATGATGAAATGTGGCGGATCAATTACCAGACGCTCGATCCAGCTACTTTTAGTGCTGAGGTCACTGGCAAGGTGAAACCAAAACCAGCTGCCTCTCTTACTGAAGGCGCAGCCGATGAAAATGGCTATGTATATCTTGCTCATGTTGCGAGTGGCAACCCTGCCTACATCTTCGATAAGGATCTGCAGCTATATTCTTTTGTGGCTGATACCAACCTGGGATTGCAGCGAAGCGTGCTTGTCAGCAAGGATGGCAAAGATGTTTATTTTGGCAAGATATACTCTGGCCGAAATGGCGTTGTCCATTGGCACAGCGATGATGGTCCTGATGGCACGTACGCACCAGTGGATACCTTTGGCACAACTCCTGACAAGGTCATGTGGGGCCAGTGCCTGGATTGGGATCCCTGGGGCATGATGTGGGTTGGAACCTATTGGGATGTCGGTGCGAATGATTTTACCGGCTGGTACGCCTTAGATCCGAAAAAAGGCTGGGCCATTGTCGATAGCATCGGAAAGAGCAAAGGTAAATTTGATGCAAATGTTCCAGCAGATGGTGGGACTTTTTATTCACCACGCGGCGTCATTTTCTGGGAAGAAGGTGGTGTCTGGTATGCACTAACCAATGACTTCGATGGTGGCTTAGTAAAGAAATGGAAGAACGCTAATCCTTACACTGGCGTTATTAGGGTTGAAAACGGTGAAGTAGTTCGAAATTACAGTCTGTTGCAGAACTATCCTAACCCATTCAATCCGACTACAACCATTCCGTTCACGCTGGCTAAGCGAGGCTTTGTTGAACTTAAGATATATGATATTAATGGCCGCGAGGTCAAGACGCTGGTCAGCCAGAATATGGAAGAAGGTCGATACGATATTCCCTTTGATGCCACTGGGCTACCAACTGGTACCTATTTCTATCGATTAAAGGTCGATGGCCAGTTGATGACAAAATCAATGACACTTGTGAAGTAG
- a CDS encoding IPT/TIG domain-containing protein: MDKLKGMGLLLLVGLIALGCDIEKPASLYNPNSSYNPDPVITAVEPADSALAGIVTIKILGQHFSPVKEHNFVYFGKTKTPVLEASETQLVVQSPNFVADATTIKVAVMGAISFSNQVPYKLVRGVGEYGGFGDFDEPLLVECDKNENVYVALASRKIVKIAPDETKVDYGSATFPLFSGMKFGPDGALYIARNTRNLYKVPAGGGNAAQWLTAKGAIYDLDFSPNGVIYAGGNGDSLFAIQTNGTSFSAALYPSTYIKAVRVFNGYVYVGGLDKVANKQMIWRNRLLADNKLGPNELYFDWSSHFEANAEILSITFGADGVMYVGTNAAAAIVAIYPDGKFEPLYPGVLEPSSNSLSWGSKQFLYVARRSDDAKKRRVIKINMLKEGAPYYGRP; the protein is encoded by the coding sequence ATGGATAAATTGAAGGGAATGGGATTGCTGTTGCTGGTCGGGTTGATTGCCCTGGGATGTGATATAGAGAAGCCCGCCAGTCTCTATAATCCCAATAGTAGCTATAATCCGGATCCGGTGATCACGGCGGTGGAACCTGCTGATAGCGCCTTAGCAGGAATTGTGACGATCAAGATTCTCGGGCAGCATTTTTCACCGGTGAAGGAGCATAATTTTGTCTATTTTGGCAAGACCAAGACGCCAGTACTTGAAGCGAGCGAGACGCAACTGGTTGTTCAAAGCCCCAACTTTGTGGCTGATGCCACAACCATCAAGGTCGCTGTGATGGGTGCCATTTCATTCAGTAATCAAGTGCCTTACAAATTAGTCCGTGGTGTTGGCGAGTACGGCGGCTTTGGGGATTTTGATGAGCCATTGTTGGTGGAATGCGACAAAAATGAAAACGTATATGTGGCGCTGGCTTCTCGGAAGATCGTGAAAATAGCGCCTGATGAAACCAAAGTGGATTATGGTTCCGCCACTTTTCCGCTGTTTTCGGGGATGAAGTTTGGCCCAGACGGTGCGCTCTACATTGCCCGAAACACGCGAAACCTTTATAAAGTCCCTGCTGGGGGAGGGAATGCCGCCCAATGGCTCACAGCCAAAGGCGCCATTTATGATCTCGATTTCTCTCCCAATGGCGTGATCTATGCCGGGGGCAATGGCGACAGCCTGTTTGCCATTCAAACCAATGGCACCAGCTTCAGCGCAGCGCTTTATCCAAGCACCTACATCAAAGCGGTCCGCGTGTTCAATGGTTATGTCTATGTCGGCGGGCTGGACAAGGTTGCGAACAAGCAAATGATCTGGCGCAACCGGTTATTGGCTGACAATAAACTGGGGCCGAATGAGCTCTATTTCGATTGGTCGAGCCATTTTGAAGCAAATGCTGAAATCTTATCTATTACTTTTGGTGCAGATGGGGTGATGTATGTGGGCACCAATGCGGCAGCCGCCATTGTCGCAATTTATCCTGATGGTAAATTCGAGCCGCTTTACCCCGGCGTATTGGAGCCGAGCAGCAATTCGCTCTCCTGGGGTTCCAAGCAGTTCCTGTATGTCGCGAGGCGCAGCGATGATGCCAAGAAACGAAGAGTGATCAAAATCAATATGCTTAAAGAAGGAGCGCCGTATTACGGGCGACCATGA
- a CDS encoding fibronectin, with amino-acid sequence MNIKWLTIILVVLISQIAIELPDAAGQVAGTERRYVRIGSLQNYFSAYGRERAWNNVYYEGLIWPADYPKQDNAVIKRAWIAAKDFTDEKGQFWEAYGITIILDHVDLSLFPMVLKQIAKFPPPLVYVDGNNLTAPYLGDVDEIDPNIVADRVILNVINTSLGLTFTRKIMFFSQQYHDNYFICEYTLTNTGNTDYDDEIELNRPLKGVRIGWGQRYSVCREGGERIGDGQVWGKHSWVTKRGEDYPLHVGEKITEANPIVQWIRCGFSWAGQSAVNTYDNIGAPMLTAPGRLTAPQFAGTAILHVDKSATDKSDDPNQPAVLGWHAGDTYPSLGNLQPSDMPKMIQLYEMLSGKPYNGLGGTNRMDEAYMATNPDPFTVHNDGGGTNVWICYGPFDLEPGQSVRIVEAEGINGLSRPMCELVGRNWLQQNAPYTLPDGSTTTDRNVYKNAWVYTGKDSIMLTFGRAKRNFDLNYNIPQPPLPPAVFNVESGGDRIRLSWTLSESESEPGFAGYEVYRAVSRPDTVFEKIASLPPGTNQYDDTQAARGFSYYYYLVAVNDGRNNTTGEANPPGKLHSGRFYTRTTEPAYLRRKAGTSLKDIRVVPNPYNIKARGLQYLGEPDKITFLDIPARCIIRIFTERGDLIQTIEHTNGSGDETWNSVTSSRQVVVSGVYIAHFEVTEDYYDPETKQLLYKKGESAFRKFVIIR; translated from the coding sequence ATGAACATCAAATGGCTAACGATTATTTTGGTAGTGTTGATCTCTCAGATTGCCATCGAGTTGCCCGATGCTGCGGGCCAGGTGGCTGGCACAGAGCGAAGGTATGTGCGGATTGGCTCGCTGCAAAATTATTTTTCTGCCTATGGTCGCGAGCGAGCCTGGAACAACGTCTATTACGAAGGCCTGATTTGGCCAGCCGATTACCCGAAGCAGGACAACGCCGTAATCAAACGCGCTTGGATCGCGGCCAAGGATTTCACGGATGAAAAGGGCCAATTTTGGGAAGCTTATGGCATCACGATCATTCTTGACCACGTGGATTTGTCGTTGTTCCCAATGGTGCTGAAGCAGATCGCCAAGTTTCCACCTCCGCTGGTTTATGTGGACGGGAACAATCTCACTGCCCCGTATCTTGGTGATGTGGATGAAATAGATCCCAACATCGTGGCGGATCGGGTCATTTTGAATGTGATCAACACATCTCTCGGACTCACGTTCACGAGAAAGATCATGTTCTTCAGCCAGCAGTATCACGATAACTATTTCATCTGCGAATACACATTGACCAACACTGGCAATACTGATTACGATGACGAGATCGAATTGAACCGACCGTTGAAAGGCGTCCGGATCGGCTGGGGACAGCGTTATAGTGTCTGTCGTGAAGGAGGGGAGCGGATCGGCGACGGCCAGGTATGGGGCAAGCATAGCTGGGTTACCAAGCGCGGTGAGGATTATCCGCTGCATGTCGGCGAAAAGATCACGGAGGCGAACCCAATTGTACAATGGATCCGCTGCGGTTTTAGCTGGGCTGGACAATCTGCAGTAAATACTTATGACAATATCGGTGCGCCAATGTTAACAGCTCCGGGGCGATTAACCGCTCCTCAGTTTGCTGGGACGGCTATTTTGCATGTGGACAAAAGCGCGACTGATAAGAGCGACGATCCTAATCAGCCGGCTGTGCTTGGCTGGCATGCGGGGGACACCTATCCCAGCCTGGGCAATTTGCAACCCTCGGATATGCCCAAGATGATTCAGCTTTATGAGATGCTCAGCGGCAAGCCTTATAATGGACTGGGCGGCACCAATCGCATGGACGAAGCCTATATGGCCACCAATCCAGATCCGTTTACCGTGCATAATGATGGTGGTGGCACGAACGTTTGGATCTGTTATGGTCCCTTTGATCTGGAGCCGGGCCAGAGCGTCCGCATTGTGGAGGCCGAGGGCATCAACGGGCTCAGTCGTCCCATGTGCGAACTGGTCGGGCGCAACTGGTTGCAGCAGAATGCGCCTTATACTTTGCCCGATGGCAGTACCACGACGGATCGCAATGTGTATAAAAATGCCTGGGTCTACACAGGAAAAGATTCTATCATGTTGACCTTTGGCCGGGCCAAACGGAATTTCGATCTCAATTATAATATTCCTCAGCCACCATTGCCACCTGCGGTGTTCAACGTGGAATCAGGTGGCGATCGCATTCGTTTATCATGGACATTGAGCGAATCTGAGTCCGAGCCTGGATTTGCGGGATACGAGGTATATCGCGCCGTCAGCCGGCCGGATACGGTGTTTGAGAAAATTGCCAGTTTGCCGCCAGGAACCAATCAATACGACGATACCCAGGCAGCCCGTGGATTCTCTTATTATTATTATCTGGTCGCGGTCAATGATGGGCGAAACAACACCACCGGGGAGGCCAACCCCCCAGGTAAGCTTCACAGCGGTCGCTTCTATACTCGAACGACTGAACCAGCCTATTTGCGCAGAAAAGCTGGTACCTCGCTGAAAGATATCCGCGTAGTGCCGAACCCTTACAACATCAAGGCACGAGGGCTGCAATATCTGGGCGAGCCTGATAAGATCACATTTTTGGACATTCCCGCCCGATGCATCATTCGCATCTTTACCGAGCGCGGCGATCTGATCCAAACCATCGAGCACACCAATGGCAGCGGTGATGAAACATGGAATTCGGTGACCTCGTCCCGTCAGGTTGTCGTCAGTGGCGTTTATATTGCCCATTTTGAAGTGACTGAAGATTATTATGACCCTGAAACTAAACAGTTGTTGTACAAAAAGGGTGAGAGTGCGTTTCGGAAGTTTGTAATTATCCGTTAG